The following proteins come from a genomic window of Corallococcus sp. NCRR:
- a CDS encoding FAD-dependent oxidoreductase, with protein MTSIAIVGAGLGGLTLARVLHVHGIAATVYEADASADARTQGGMLDIHDYNGQLALKEAGLFDAFRRIIHEGGEASRILDPRGVVLLDQPDDGGGIRPEVPRGELRRILLDSLPEGTVQWGRKLSSIRPLGDGQHALTFADGFSATASLVVGADGAWSKVRPLLSDAKPEYVGTSFIETYLLDADVRHPASAKMVGGGALYALATGKAILAHREPHGTLHTYVALTRPQEWFAGIDFADPKAVKARVAAEFDGWAPGLTALITDGETAPVLRKIHALPPGHRWKRVPGVTLLGDAAHLNPPDGEGANLAMYDGAELGKAIAAHRDDLEAALAGYEAALFLRSVDASAEAAKIHDLCFNDANAPQGLIRLLTGASA; from the coding sequence ATGACCTCCATTGCCATCGTTGGCGCGGGCCTGGGCGGGCTGACGCTCGCTCGCGTCCTGCACGTCCACGGCATCGCCGCCACCGTCTACGAGGCCGATGCATCAGCCGATGCGCGCACGCAGGGCGGCATGCTCGACATCCATGACTACAACGGGCAGCTCGCGTTGAAGGAGGCCGGGCTGTTCGACGCGTTCCGCCGGATCATCCATGAAGGCGGCGAGGCGTCGCGGATCCTCGACCCGCGCGGCGTGGTCCTGCTCGACCAGCCCGACGACGGCGGCGGTATCCGCCCCGAGGTGCCTCGCGGTGAGCTGCGGCGCATCCTCCTCGATTCACTGCCCGAAGGCACCGTGCAGTGGGGACGCAAGCTCTCGTCCATCCGCCCGCTCGGCGACGGGCAGCACGCGCTGACGTTCGCGGACGGATTCAGCGCGACGGCGAGCCTCGTGGTCGGTGCGGACGGTGCCTGGTCGAAGGTCAGGCCGCTGCTGTCCGACGCGAAGCCCGAGTACGTCGGCACCTCGTTCATCGAGACCTACCTGCTCGACGCCGACGTACGCCACCCGGCCAGCGCGAAGATGGTCGGAGGCGGAGCCCTCTACGCGCTCGCGACCGGCAAGGCCATCCTCGCCCACCGCGAGCCCCACGGGACCCTGCACACCTACGTCGCGCTCACCCGGCCGCAGGAGTGGTTCGCGGGCATCGACTTCGCCGACCCGAAGGCGGTGAAGGCCCGGGTCGCGGCGGAGTTCGACGGCTGGGCGCCAGGGCTCACCGCGCTGATCACCGACGGTGAGACAGCCCCCGTCCTCCGGAAGATCCATGCGCTCCCGCCCGGACACCGGTGGAAGCGCGTGCCCGGGGTGACGCTGCTCGGAGACGCCGCGCACCTGAATCCGCCCGACGGTGAGGGCGCCAACCTGGCGATGTACGACGGCGCCGAGCTGGGCAAGGCCATTGCCGCGCACCGGGACGACCTTGAAGCCGCGCTCGCCGGATACGAGGCGGCGCTGTTCCTCCGGAGCGTGGATGCCTCCGCCGAGGCCGCGAAAATCCACGACCTCTGCTTCAACGACGCCAACGCACCGCAGGGGCTGATCCGCCTGCTGACCGGCGCGTCGGCCTGA